In Oceanobacillus sp. FSL K6-2867, one DNA window encodes the following:
- a CDS encoding ATP-binding protein: MATADQIKMLIKSHFENDEDRFKTLVLQLAAYEAKNGHQSFARDIRDLVERSKVKTNVIPFNRKLDDLITTDLSEKKLVELVVSKDIKTRIERILLEYWQKDKLKKHGLKNRRKILLAGEPGTGKTLTASVLAGETNLPLCTIVMDKLVTKYMGETSVKLRQIFDFISSNPAVYLFDEFDTIGTERSLDNDVGEIRRILNSFLQFIEQDNSESIIVAATNNPKLLDQALFRRFDDVIHYTLPCKEQIRRLIKNKIGRYKNKNLSLNKVVENAHSLSHAEISMATNDAVKEAILLDLENIDEDLLIKMIKERKDAYKRGDI; the protein is encoded by the coding sequence GTGGCTACAGCTGATCAGATAAAAATGTTAATCAAGTCACATTTTGAAAATGACGAGGACAGGTTTAAAACACTAGTATTACAGCTAGCAGCATATGAAGCAAAAAATGGTCACCAATCTTTTGCACGTGACATTAGAGATCTTGTAGAAAGGTCCAAAGTAAAAACAAACGTAATTCCATTTAACAGAAAACTTGATGACCTTATTACTACCGATTTAAGTGAGAAAAAATTGGTTGAACTTGTTGTAAGTAAAGATATTAAAACCCGTATTGAAAGAATTTTATTGGAGTATTGGCAAAAAGACAAACTAAAGAAACATGGATTAAAAAATAGAAGGAAAATATTATTGGCTGGTGAACCAGGTACAGGAAAAACTTTAACTGCTTCTGTCTTGGCTGGAGAAACCAACCTCCCTCTTTGCACAATAGTAATGGATAAATTGGTTACAAAGTATATGGGTGAGACAAGTGTAAAACTACGTCAAATATTTGATTTTATTTCAAGTAATCCAGCTGTATATTTATTTGATGAGTTTGATACTATTGGTACAGAAAGAAGCCTCGATAATGACGTTGGTGAAATCCGTAGAATTTTAAATTCTTTTTTACAGTTTATTGAACAAGATAATTCAGAAAGTATAATTGTTGCTGCGACAAATAACCCGAAATTATTAGATCAGGCACTATTCAGAAGATTTGATGATGTGATTCATTATACATTGCCTTGTAAAGAACAAATAAGAAGATTAATAAAAAATAAAATAGGTAGATATAAAAATAAAAATTTATCTTTAAATAAGGTTGTAGAGAACGCTCATAGTTTAAGTCATGCGGAAATATCTATGGCAACTAATGATGCTGTCAAGGAAGCAATATTACTTGATTTAGAAAACATAGACGAAGATTTGTTAATAAAGATGATTAAAGAAAGAAAGGATGCTTACAAAAGGGGGGATATTTAA
- a CDS encoding helix-turn-helix domain-containing protein, giving the protein MIFNDRLKKEREKRGWSQTDLAEKIHVSRQSVSKWETGKNYPSIEIIIVLSDLFGITIDEMLRSDKELKEQVIQDSKKLAYPKWKTFFDSVFMLGVFLLLAKLLIFGLNYFVGTTIMILEGLPKGLVSFAPLVLMVIGGIGSDQLKNKYID; this is encoded by the coding sequence ATGATTTTTAATGATCGATTAAAAAAGGAACGGGAAAAAAGAGGGTGGTCACAAACTGATCTTGCTGAAAAAATTCATGTGAGTCGTCAATCTGTTTCAAAATGGGAAACTGGTAAGAACTATCCAAGTATCGAAATTATCATTGTTTTGAGTGATTTATTCGGTATCACGATAGATGAAATGTTGAGGAGTGACAAAGAATTGAAGGAACAAGTAATTCAAGATAGTAAGAAATTAGCATATCCAAAATGGAAAACATTCTTTGATAGTGTGTTTATGTTAGGAGTATTTTTATTACTAGCAAAACTACTTATTTTCGGATTAAATTATTTTGTTGGTACAACTATTATGATTTTAGAAGGATTGCCAAAAGGCTTGGTAAGTTTTGCACCATTAGTTTTAATGGTAATCGGTGGTATTGGATCAGACCAGTTAAAAAATAAATATATTGATTAA
- a CDS encoding fibronectin type III-like domain-contianing protein, protein MGYRWYEANNVEPVFQFGYGLSYTTFEFEDDNLKVKKVRREADGSGEWKNKGKNGSPSGIDVSFTVTNTGDVAGKEAAQVYLTLPNKAGQPSKRLVNFEKVDVKPGESQRVTIRINQADSNHPFSYFIPEDPDNLENWADGEWATLDGKYSVHVGGSSADTPLDKTFPLNFKLNKDKGKGKPNR, encoded by the coding sequence ATGGGTTACCGCTGGTATGAGGCCAACAATGTGGAACCAGTCTTCCAATTCGGATACGGCTTGTCATACACGACCTTTGAGTTTGAGGATGACAATCTAAAGGTGAAGAAAGTCCGCAGAGAAGCCGATGGATCAGGGGAATGGAAGAATAAAGGCAAAAACGGATCGCCTTCTGGTATTGACGTATCCTTTACCGTCACAAATACCGGTGATGTTGCAGGAAAAGAAGCCGCACAGGTTTACCTGACACTGCCGAACAAGGCAGGACAGCCGAGCAAGCGACTTGTTAACTTCGAGAAAGTTGACGTTAAGCCAGGTGAGAGTCAGCGCGTAACTATAAGGATTAATCAAGCTGACTCTAACCATCCTTTTTCTTATTTCATTCCGGAAGATCCAGACAACTTGGAGAACTGGGCTGATGGCGAATGGGCAACCCTTGATGGAAAATACAGCGTACATGTCGGTGGTTCATCGGCAGATACTCCGCTGGATAAGACTTTCCCATTGAATTTCAAACTCAACAAGGACAAAGGCAAAGGGAAACCTAATCGGTAG
- a CDS encoding fructosamine kinase family protein translates to MKDIIQRGLKQIQEEDIQEIHAVTGGDINEAYYVRAKHQEYFVKLNKEMDVSFFEFEAEGLSVIRRTGTIDVPVVYGVWEDKETQTPMLCMEWIEGKKENNTDEILGERLAAMHLGEITGYGWEGKSYIGKLMHDNHIHKSWLTYYRDARLLEQIKIGQSQGSISGKRNKQLMKLLEKLDKWIPDKPKSSILHGDLWGGNWMTGKGGIPYLIDPSILYGHHEFEMAFTQLFGGFSQRFYDAYHSVFPLSTEYETRKELYQLYYLLAHLNMFGESYGGSVDRIVRKYVK, encoded by the coding sequence ATGAAAGACATAATCCAAAGAGGATTAAAACAAATCCAAGAAGAAGATATTCAAGAAATTCATGCTGTCACTGGCGGGGATATTAATGAGGCGTACTATGTTCGAGCAAAACACCAAGAATACTTTGTTAAGTTAAATAAAGAAATGGATGTTTCCTTCTTTGAATTTGAAGCAGAGGGACTTTCTGTCATTCGGCGTACAGGAACGATAGATGTTCCTGTTGTTTATGGTGTATGGGAGGATAAAGAAACCCAAACACCAATGCTGTGCATGGAATGGATTGAAGGGAAGAAAGAAAATAATACGGACGAGATCTTAGGAGAGCGTCTAGCAGCAATGCATTTAGGTGAGATCACCGGATATGGCTGGGAAGGTAAAAGTTATATTGGGAAACTAATGCATGACAATCATATTCACAAAAGCTGGCTTACTTATTATCGTGATGCTCGCCTGTTGGAGCAAATAAAAATAGGACAATCACAAGGAAGCATATCTGGAAAGCGAAACAAGCAACTAATGAAATTACTAGAAAAGCTTGATAAGTGGATTCCGGATAAACCTAAATCCAGTATATTGCATGGAGATCTCTGGGGTGGAAACTGGATGACTGGGAAGGGTGGAATCCCCTATTTAATCGACCCATCTATTTTATATGGACACCATGAGTTTGAAATGGCCTTTACACAGTTATTTGGGGGATTTTCACAACGGTTTTATGATGCATACCACTCTGTATTTCCATTATCAACGGAATATGAAACACGTAAAGAGCTTTATCAACTATATTATCTGCTTGCTCACCTAAATATGTTCGGTGAGTCGTATGGAGGGTCAGTAGACCGGATTGTTAGGAAGTATGTTAAGTAA
- a CDS encoding SRPBCC family protein, with protein sequence MELGKNETITVETTVQKPVENVWEYWTNPKHITQWSNASDDWHAPKAENDLRVGGSFLTRMEAKDGSFGFDFAGVYDEVRQNELISYTLGDGRKVEITFAGQENSTMVVETFQAENTNSIEMQKAGWQAILDNFKKYSETT encoded by the coding sequence ATGGAATTGGGTAAGAACGAAACCATAACGGTTGAAACAACAGTGCAAAAGCCAGTAGAAAATGTGTGGGAATACTGGACGAATCCAAAGCATATAACACAATGGTCCAATGCTTCTGATGACTGGCATGCACCAAAGGCAGAGAACGATTTAAGAGTGGGAGGCAGCTTCCTTACACGAATGGAAGCGAAAGACGGTAGCTTCGGTTTTGATTTTGCCGGTGTTTATGATGAGGTTAGGCAGAATGAGTTAATTTCTTACACGCTGGGGGACGGAAGAAAGGTCGAAATTACGTTTGCTGGTCAGGAAAATAGCACAATGGTAGTAGAAACATTCCAAGCTGAAAACACCAATTCCATTGAGATGCAGAAAGCAGGATGGCAAGCGATACTTGATAATTTTAAAAAGTATAGTGAAACTACGTAA
- a CDS encoding VOC family protein, whose amino-acid sequence MQKIVPHLWYDKEAKEAAMFYIGLFEQSKLRNVTVIEDTPSGDSEIVSFELAGQEFQAISAGPHFQFNPTISLMVACMTKEEVNTKWEALADGGFELMPLGEYPFSKRYGWVQDRYGLSWQLMLVDKGQSSQKITPNMLFSGDVCGKAEEAVTFYTNIFKEARIGVISKYEPGESQSSEATVKYADFNLFGMNFSAMDNGMNADFNFNEAFSFVVNCKDQEEIDYYWDKLSAVPESEQCGWVKDKFGVSWQIVPDNMEEVLFKGPKEEARRASEALLKMKKIDINALEKARLVN is encoded by the coding sequence ATGCAAAAAATAGTTCCACATTTATGGTATGACAAAGAAGCGAAAGAAGCGGCAATGTTTTACATCGGTTTATTTGAACAGTCCAAATTACGAAATGTGACAGTTATTGAAGACACACCATCTGGTGATTCAGAAATAGTAAGCTTTGAACTGGCCGGTCAGGAATTTCAGGCAATAAGTGCAGGTCCGCATTTCCAATTCAACCCAACGATTTCATTAATGGTAGCTTGCATGACCAAAGAAGAAGTGAATACCAAATGGGAGGCATTAGCAGACGGTGGCTTTGAATTAATGCCACTTGGGGAGTATCCATTTAGCAAACGGTATGGCTGGGTGCAGGATCGCTATGGCTTGTCCTGGCAGCTGATGCTGGTAGATAAGGGACAATCTTCGCAAAAAATTACACCAAACATGCTTTTCTCTGGTGATGTATGCGGAAAGGCTGAAGAAGCAGTAACCTTCTACACGAACATATTTAAGGAAGCTAGAATAGGAGTAATCAGCAAGTATGAACCTGGAGAATCGCAATCATCGGAAGCAACAGTTAAGTATGCTGATTTTAATCTTTTTGGAATGAACTTTTCAGCAATGGATAATGGAATGAATGCTGACTTTAATTTTAATGAAGCATTTTCCTTCGTTGTTAATTGTAAAGACCAGGAAGAGATTGATTATTACTGGGACAAGCTTTCCGCCGTACCTGAATCGGAACAGTGCGGTTGGGTAAAAGATAAGTTTGGCGTTTCCTGGCAGATCGTTCCAGATAACATGGAGGAAGTTCTGTTTAAAGGACCAAAGGAGGAAGCACGCCGGGCTTCTGAAGCACTACTGAAAATGAAAAAAATTGATATCAACGCATTGGAAAAAGCGCGTTTGGTAAACTGA
- a CDS encoding carbon starvation CstA family protein, which produces MITFIASILLLIVGYIVYGKVVERIFGINDQNPTPAYTSNDGLDYMPMSWWKASLIQLLNIAGTGPIFGAIMGALYGPVAFIWIVIGCIFAGGVHDYFSGMISLRHNGAQFPTIVGKYLGEKLKLITTIVSIFLMVLVAAAFTAAPAQLLTQITPLNFATWLLIIFAYLVLAAVLPINKVIGRVYPIFGAILIFMALSIGVGLFFFDYSIPNLTLSNLHPGEMPIWPLLMVTISCGAISGFHSTQSPILARTLKKESEGRKVFYGAMIGEGVIAMIWAAAGMTFFGSTGALQTALNAGGPAGVVNEISLTTLGAFGGVLAILGIVVLPITTGDTALRSSRMMLAELLTQITKKDFNGKGKLALLIIPIAGPALYLSTIDYSFLWRYVGGSNQIVAAVMLWTAAMYLVKNNKFHWICSIPALFMTAVVSTYWFYAPEGFNLDYGISLLLGMIIWLAVLAWFVRQLIKHKTAGNHEDADVKAG; this is translated from the coding sequence GTGATTACTTTTATAGCATCTATTTTGTTGTTAATTGTTGGTTATATCGTTTACGGGAAGGTGGTTGAACGAATTTTTGGCATTAATGACCAGAATCCAACGCCTGCCTATACAAGCAATGATGGCCTTGATTATATGCCAATGAGTTGGTGGAAGGCAAGTTTAATTCAGCTTTTAAATATCGCTGGAACTGGTCCGATTTTTGGTGCAATAATGGGGGCGCTTTATGGTCCTGTAGCATTTATCTGGATTGTTATTGGTTGTATTTTTGCTGGAGGAGTACATGATTATTTTTCAGGAATGATCTCACTCAGGCATAATGGAGCACAATTTCCGACAATTGTCGGTAAGTATTTGGGCGAAAAGTTGAAATTGATTACTACGATTGTTTCGATATTTTTAATGGTTTTGGTAGCGGCAGCATTTACTGCAGCACCTGCCCAGTTATTAACGCAAATAACACCATTGAACTTTGCGACATGGCTTCTTATTATATTTGCTTATTTAGTACTTGCAGCAGTACTGCCAATTAATAAAGTAATTGGAAGGGTTTATCCGATTTTTGGAGCAATTTTAATTTTTATGGCTTTATCGATTGGGGTAGGCTTGTTCTTTTTTGATTACTCGATTCCAAATTTAACATTAAGCAATTTGCATCCTGGAGAGATGCCAATTTGGCCATTATTAATGGTAACCATATCATGTGGTGCAATCTCTGGCTTTCATAGTACACAGAGTCCAATACTTGCCCGAACATTGAAAAAAGAGAGTGAAGGCAGAAAGGTATTTTACGGAGCAATGATTGGTGAAGGGGTTATTGCCATGATTTGGGCAGCGGCAGGGATGACCTTCTTTGGCAGTACTGGCGCATTGCAGACAGCATTGAATGCAGGTGGGCCTGCTGGAGTTGTTAATGAAATTAGTCTAACAACACTGGGGGCGTTTGGCGGCGTTCTTGCGATATTAGGGATTGTCGTCCTTCCAATTACAACTGGTGATACGGCATTACGTTCATCAAGAATGATGCTTGCGGAATTATTGACTCAAATAACAAAGAAAGACTTTAATGGAAAAGGAAAGCTGGCATTGCTTATTATACCTATAGCCGGACCAGCATTATATCTCTCCACAATTGATTATAGCTTTCTCTGGCGCTATGTGGGTGGATCTAATCAGATTGTTGCAGCGGTAATGTTATGGACTGCGGCCATGTATCTTGTGAAAAATAATAAGTTTCATTGGATCTGCAGTATTCCAGCATTATTCATGACAGCGGTAGTAAGTACGTATTGGTTTTACGCACCAGAAGGATTTAATCTGGACTATGGTATTTCTTTGCTTCTAGGAATGATTATTTGGCTGGCTGTACTTGCTTGGTTTGTCAGACAGCTTATTAAACATAAAACAGCCGGCAACCATGAAGATGCGGATGTGAAAGCAGGGTAG
- a CDS encoding SDR family oxidoreductase has translation MERFEGKAVLITGAGSGLGRAVALQVAKEGAKLSLVDLNEKGLEETKTEVLEVAPSAEVLLVTANVANEDEVKNYVDKTVEAFGTIDGFFNNAGIEGKQNMTEDFGSDEFQKVVDINLNGVFYGLKYVLKVMKENGSGHVVNTASVGGIRGVGNQSGYAASKHGVVGLTHNSAIEYGQFGITINAIAPGAIMTPMVEGSLKQIGGEDGWEEVGKAFVEPNPMKRFGKPEEVGYLTAFLLSDQTGFVNAAVVPIDGGQSYKY, from the coding sequence ATGGAAAGGTTCGAAGGGAAAGCAGTACTTATCACTGGGGCAGGATCTGGTCTAGGTCGTGCTGTAGCATTACAAGTAGCAAAAGAAGGGGCAAAATTATCTTTAGTTGATTTAAATGAAAAGGGATTAGAAGAAACAAAAACGGAAGTACTTGAGGTAGCACCTAGTGCAGAGGTTCTTCTAGTAACGGCGAACGTTGCTAATGAGGATGAAGTAAAAAATTATGTAGATAAAACAGTAGAAGCATTTGGTACGATTGATGGATTCTTTAATAATGCTGGAATTGAAGGAAAACAAAACATGACAGAAGATTTCGGTTCAGATGAATTCCAAAAAGTTGTTGATATTAACCTGAATGGTGTATTCTATGGCTTAAAATATGTTCTGAAAGTGATGAAAGAAAATGGCAGCGGGCACGTAGTAAATACTGCTTCAGTAGGTGGTATTCGTGGTGTTGGCAACCAATCAGGCTATGCTGCTAGTAAGCATGGTGTAGTTGGATTAACACATAACTCTGCAATTGAGTACGGCCAATTCGGGATTACAATTAATGCGATTGCACCGGGAGCAATTATGACACCAATGGTGGAAGGATCATTAAAACAAATCGGTGGCGAAGATGGCTGGGAAGAAGTAGGAAAAGCATTTGTTGAACCAAACCCAATGAAACGTTTTGGTAAACCAGAAGAAGTGGGCTACTTAACTGCCTTCCTTTTATCGGATCAAACAGGATTTGTTAATGCGGCTGTTGTGCCAATTGATGGTGGACAGTCTTATAAATATTAA
- a CDS encoding gluconate:H+ symporter — translation MPLLIVAIGVLLLLIFIMKFKLNTFVSLIIVSFIVALALGMPMGEVVGSIESGLGGTLGHIALIFGMGAMLGRLIADAGGANRIAITLIDKFGEKRIQWAVLFASFIVGIALFLEVAIVLLVPIIFSIAKELKVSIVKLGLPMVTAALATHAFLPPHPGPTVVAAEYGANIGLVLIYGIIVAIPTVIFAGILYPKLAKKIVPTAFTREGSASFGVQKTFKLEETPGFGISLFTALFPVILMALGAIVDMVQPVFGFSDNMLVSLIRFIGNSSTAMLLSLLLAVYTMGLRRNIPIKTLMDSCSSAINALGMLLLIIGGGGALKQVLIDGGVGDYVADIFAGSAMSPVFFAWMVAAILRICLGSGTVATLTTAGLVIPSLAGIPDVNLELVALATGAGSAIASHVNDAGFWMVKESLGMTLKEAFGTYTVLSTIVAVSGLVCTLLLDIII, via the coding sequence ATGCCATTATTAATTGTTGCAATAGGGGTACTGTTACTACTTATTTTCATCATGAAATTTAAATTAAACACATTTGTTTCATTGATTATTGTTTCGTTTATTGTAGCCTTAGCGCTAGGAATGCCTATGGGAGAAGTTGTTGGGTCGATTGAAAGCGGTTTAGGTGGAACACTTGGTCATATTGCCTTAATCTTTGGTATGGGTGCCATGCTTGGTAGATTAATTGCAGATGCAGGTGGAGCGAATCGCATTGCGATAACGCTAATTGACAAATTTGGCGAAAAAAGAATTCAATGGGCTGTATTATTTGCCTCATTTATAGTTGGTATCGCATTATTCCTTGAAGTAGCAATTGTATTGCTTGTTCCAATTATATTCTCGATCGCCAAGGAATTAAAGGTTTCTATTGTAAAATTGGGACTGCCGATGGTTACTGCTGCATTGGCAACGCATGCATTTTTACCTCCGCATCCAGGGCCAACCGTAGTAGCTGCGGAATATGGTGCAAATATTGGCTTGGTCTTAATTTACGGAATTATAGTCGCTATCCCTACAGTTATTTTTGCGGGTATCTTGTATCCGAAGCTTGCGAAAAAGATTGTGCCGACTGCATTTACGAGAGAAGGCAGTGCATCGTTTGGAGTCCAAAAGACATTTAAATTAGAAGAAACGCCTGGTTTTGGTATTAGTTTATTTACAGCACTATTTCCTGTTATTCTAATGGCTTTAGGTGCTATCGTTGATATGGTTCAGCCAGTTTTCGGCTTTTCCGATAACATGTTAGTGAGCTTGATTCGTTTCATTGGTAATTCTTCAACTGCTATGTTGCTTTCTTTATTACTGGCAGTTTATACAATGGGATTGAGAAGAAATATTCCAATTAAGACATTAATGGATTCTTGTTCTTCCGCAATCAATGCTTTAGGTATGCTGCTATTAATCATCGGTGGTGGCGGTGCTTTAAAACAAGTGCTTATTGATGGTGGTGTAGGTGATTATGTTGCTGATATTTTTGCAGGTTCTGCAATGTCTCCGGTCTTCTTTGCCTGGATGGTCGCAGCAATATTACGTATTTGCTTAGGATCTGGAACGGTTGCAACATTAACAACAGCAGGATTGGTTATACCTTCACTTGCTGGAATTCCCGATGTTAACCTAGAACTAGTTGCTCTTGCGACAGGAGCAGGTAGTGCCATTGCATCACATGTTAACGATGCCGGCTTCTGGATGGTTAAAGAATCTCTGGGTATGACATTAAAAGAAGCATTTGGAACATATACCGTACTCTCCACAATCGTTGCTGTATCTGGTCTAGTATGTACTTTATTATTAGATATCATTATTTAA
- a CDS encoding PrpR N-terminal domain-containing protein, which yields MIKALVIVPYEGLLEMMKEISQEIEDIELHIELGNLYEGVQIAKNAENEGYHVVISRGGTASMIQEAVSIPVIDIQVSGYDVLRILTLVKGFSGKAAIVGFSNITQGAATICKLLDLDVKTLTITRDNEVKEKLTALKKQGYEVVIGDVITMQTAKQLGMTGVLITSGKEAIMDALEETRRSYQLFSSLQQDIALMQSILDSNEQAIGVFDQAAEITYGNARFHNEFHWLQLDNATDIKKLIQESLLTNEKQVKTLYINNKLWKITTCPINGAMALFFEKAHSNQMTVQNEHENQNAIELHTTPSRTPFSGKSKAIQKVLDQINQYGKHGEPVWISGEQGNGKELIAHSIYLKRKAADTPLITLHCDVISAEQLKEFIKEGFFQKYANGVIFLKHIDNLNFYMQKELLSVLQDEHEQKPQWLVSSTDNMDKKIKNGDFHRELFQLLAHSQIQIPPLRERREDIEDLVHVFISDLHPKYGNEVVGIRDDALKQLVLYDWPGNVAQLKDVMEQLFLEAQSYYIEKAEVDIVFKRLEHQARWNDALSYIDISGTLEEIEKEVIAKVLEDEGMNQSRAAKRLGINRSTLWRKLK from the coding sequence ATGATAAAAGCGTTGGTAATCGTCCCTTATGAGGGACTGCTTGAAATGATGAAAGAGATCAGTCAAGAAATAGAAGATATTGAATTACACATTGAATTAGGTAACTTATATGAAGGTGTCCAAATTGCAAAGAATGCTGAAAATGAAGGCTACCATGTTGTTATCAGCCGTGGCGGTACTGCTTCAATGATACAAGAGGCGGTATCTATCCCGGTAATCGATATTCAAGTTTCTGGCTACGATGTATTACGTATTTTAACACTTGTAAAAGGATTTTCTGGCAAAGCTGCTATTGTTGGATTTTCGAATATTACACAAGGTGCAGCTACAATATGTAAACTACTGGATTTGGATGTTAAAACCTTAACGATTACAAGGGATAATGAAGTAAAGGAAAAATTAACGGCCTTAAAAAAGCAAGGTTATGAGGTAGTAATTGGAGACGTCATAACGATGCAGACTGCTAAACAATTAGGGATGACAGGAGTGCTGATTACATCTGGTAAAGAAGCGATTATGGATGCGTTAGAAGAGACAAGAAGGTCCTATCAGTTATTTTCAAGTTTACAGCAGGATATTGCATTAATGCAATCGATTCTTGATAGTAATGAACAGGCTATCGGGGTTTTCGATCAAGCAGCAGAAATAACTTATGGTAATGCGCGATTCCATAACGAATTTCATTGGTTGCAATTAGACAATGCTACCGATATAAAAAAGCTTATACAGGAATCACTCTTAACAAACGAAAAGCAAGTAAAAACGCTTTACATTAATAATAAATTATGGAAAATAACAACATGCCCGATTAATGGTGCAATGGCATTATTTTTTGAAAAAGCGCATTCGAATCAAATGACTGTGCAAAATGAGCACGAGAATCAAAATGCAATTGAATTGCATACAACCCCTTCTCGGACTCCATTTTCGGGAAAAAGCAAGGCAATCCAGAAAGTGCTGGATCAGATTAATCAATACGGAAAGCATGGAGAGCCTGTCTGGATTTCGGGGGAGCAAGGGAATGGAAAAGAATTAATTGCCCATTCCATTTATCTAAAAAGGAAAGCTGCGGATACCCCGTTGATTACATTGCATTGCGATGTGATAAGTGCAGAGCAATTGAAGGAGTTCATTAAGGAGGGCTTTTTTCAAAAGTACGCCAATGGAGTAATTTTCTTAAAGCATATCGACAACCTGAATTTTTATATGCAGAAGGAGTTATTAAGTGTGCTTCAGGATGAACATGAACAGAAGCCACAATGGCTTGTATCTTCAACCGATAATATGGATAAAAAGATTAAAAATGGAGATTTCCATCGCGAGTTATTCCAATTATTAGCCCATTCACAGATTCAAATACCACCGCTTCGTGAACGGAGAGAAGATATTGAGGATTTAGTACATGTATTTATTTCCGATTTGCATCCGAAGTATGGAAATGAAGTCGTCGGGATTCGGGATGATGCACTGAAGCAGCTCGTTCTTTATGATTGGCCTGGAAATGTGGCACAGCTGAAGGATGTAATGGAGCAATTATTTTTGGAGGCCCAATCCTATTATATTGAGAAAGCAGAAGTGGACATTGTATTTAAGAGATTGGAACATCAAGCAAGGTGGAATGATGCGTTATCGTATATTGACATTAGTGGTACATTAGAAGAAATCGAAAAAGAAGTGATTGCAAAAGTCCTTGAAGATGAAGGAATGAATCAATCCAGAGCGGCTAAACGCTTAGGAATTAATCGGTCGACCTTATGGCGCAAGCTTAAATAA